A stretch of Vulpes vulpes isolate BD-2025 chromosome 4, VulVul3, whole genome shotgun sequence DNA encodes these proteins:
- the NEUROG3 gene encoding neurogenin-3, which produces MAPHPSGAPTVQGTYETERSFPGASDDERACAASAPPSPARSRGNGAEEEGGGCRGASRKLRTRRGGRSRPKSELALSKQRRSRRKKANDRERNRMHNLNSALDALRGVLPTFPDDAKLTKIETLRFAHNYIWALTQALRIADHSLYGLEAPALPCEELGSQDGGSPGDWGSLYSPVSQAGSLSPAASLEERPGLQAPASPASLRPGALAFSDFL; this is translated from the coding sequence ATGGCGCCTCATCCCTCGGGTGCGCCAACCGTCCAAGGGACCTACGAGACGGAGCGGTCCTTCCCGGGCGCCTCGGACGACGAAAGGGCCTGCGCTGCGTCCGCTCCGCCCAGCCCCGCTCGCTCGCGGGGCAACGGCGCCGAGGAGGAAGGGGGCGGCTGCCGAGGGGCCTCGAGGAAGCTCCGGACCAGGCGCGGCGGGCGCAGCCGGCCCAAGAGCGAGCTGGCTCTGAGCAAGCAGCGACGCAGCCGGCGCAAGAAGGCCAACGACCGCGAGCGCAATCGAATGCACAACCTCAACTCGGCGCTGGACGCGCTTCGCGGTGTCCTGCCCACCTTTCCGGACGATGCCAAGCTGACCAAGATCGAGACGCTGCGCTTCGCGCACAACTACATCTGGGCGCTGACGCAGGCGCTGCGCATAGCAGACCACAGCCTCTACGGGCTGGAGGCGCCCGCGCTGCCCTGCGAGGAGCTGGGCAGCCAGGACGGCGGCTCCCCGGGAGACTGGGGCTCCCTCTACTCCCCGGTCTCCCAGGCGGGCAGCCTGAGCCCCGCCGCCTCGCTGGAGGAGCGTCCCGGGCTGCaggcccctgcctcccctgccagTCTGCGCCCCGGCGCCCTAGCTTTTTCAGACTTCCTATGA